A section of the Chelmon rostratus isolate fCheRos1 chromosome 16, fCheRos1.pri, whole genome shotgun sequence genome encodes:
- the hepacam2 gene encoding HEPACAM family member 2 gives MGATGGTALYVCCVLFILTEASSEFIHIPSLVHHGVEGKPLFLSVETHFPLDKANIQGTWSHMRPSGTRATLVTFDKKATIIDMMYRNRLLFGQPNVSLLIQTLNKDDEGDYHLNLNIEFYNKTGLVIKVERTVHVTVDVPVSVPVIEKSPSYAVVEDKANVTWTCSVERGTRVVFQWLRDNITLGPSDRYHFSQDNSTLLISPVRKEDKGTYRCVASNPVSQGQQSRAVELNVYYGPYNLEVNSGQGLRTGEVFTINPGELVFFECQADSNPPNSYVWISKSRNATQVITEGPRLEVRSYRLAQAEEYLCRAFNNVTQKQDEAQFTLVVASLGTGKEKHMQEGSSLSPLAAITVCSLFIIGCMLLFFIRRTCHPKRVLMSIYNRPLSEQKRPHRSGHEDATEDFGIYEFVSIPGKMESAQASCRSLARLESVQDMHTTIYDVIRHVPETPSHSLLK, from the exons ATGGGGGCCACAGGAGGAACGGCGCTTTACGTCTGCTGTGTTCTCTTCATCCTAACAG AAGCCAGCTCTGAGTTCATCCACATCCCTTCGTTAGTGCATCATGGTGTTGAAGGGAAGCCCCTGTTCCTGTCCGTCGAGACCCACTTCCCGCTGGATAAAGCTAATATCCAGGGAACTTGGTCCCACATGAGGCCGAGCGGCACCAGAGCAACGTTGGTGACATTTGACAAAAAGGCCACAATCATTGACATGATGTACCGCAACCGCCTCCTCTTTGGACAACCCAATGTTTCTTTGCTAATCCAGACATTAAACAAGGATGATGAGGGGGATTACCACCTGAACCTCAACATAGAGTTTTACAACAAGACAGGACTGGTTATCAAGGTGGAGAGAACTGTGCATGTAACAGTGGACG tgccCGTGTCCGTTCCAGTCATTGAGAAGAGCCCATCATATGCAGTCGTTGAGGATAAGGCAAATGTGACCTGGACCTGTTCTGTCGAGAGAGGAACAAGAGTTGTGTTCCAGTGGCTCAGGGACAATATCACACTAGGTCCCAGTGACAGATACCACTTCTCCCAAGACAACTCTACTTTGTTAATCAGTCCTGTGAGAAAGGAGGACAAGGGAACATACCGCTGTGTGGCCAGCAACCCCGTCAGCCAGGGTCAGCAGAGCAGGGCTGTGGAGCTCAATGTCTACT ATGGCCCCTACAACCTGGAGGTGAACTCGGGCCAGGGCCTGCGGACAGGAGAGGTGTTCACCATCAACCCTGGAGAGCTGGTGTTCTTTGAATGCCAGGCTGATTCCAACCCACCCAACAGCTACGTCTGGATCTCCAAGAGCCGCAACGCCACCCAGGTCATCACCGAGGGCCCGCGGCTGGAGGTGCGCTCCTACAGACTGGCCCAGGCCGAGGAGTACCTGTGCCGGGCGTTCAACAACGTGACACAGAAGCAGGACGAGGCCCAGTTTACTCTGGTGGTGGCCAGTTTGGGAACAG ggaAAGAGAAGCACATGCAGGAGGGCAGCTCTCTATCCCCTCTGGCAGCCATTACTGTCTGTTCTTTGTTCATCATCGGCTGTATGCTGCTGTTCTTCATTCGGAGAACCTGCCATCCAAAGAGAG TGCTTATGAGCATTTACAACAG ACCGCTTTCAGAGCAGAAACGACCACATCGTTCAG GTCACGAGGATGCAACAGAAGACTTTGGCATCTATGAGTTTGTCTCTATACCTGGGAAAATGGAATCAGCACAG GCATCGTGCAGATCTCTGGCTCGCCTCGAGTCGGTTCAGGATATGCACACCACCATCTACGATGTGATCAGACATGTTCCTGAAACCCCCAGTCACAGTTTGCTGAAGTAA